TGACCATTTGAAGACCTCGCCTATATTCAATACTCAAAACAATAAgcgcctccctcccctccactcacacacaccatcatcgTCCGGTTAGAATGTGAAATTAATGCTTATTTAACTTATTCCAAGCGATTACTTCATTAACTGCGGTTTAAATCTGTACAATGTTAAATCTGCCCAGCCCGTGCCTGTATGAAGGCTGACTGCTGTGACCAGGTTCCAGGACACTGTGTTATTGACCAAGTCTCTGCAGTCTCCTCTCTAACTTACTGTTGGCAGAGATTGGTGCGGTTCCTCCGTTACCCCATGGAAAATTAAATCGAGAAAAGTGAATATCATTCCTATTGATACAGGCGATTATTTAAAATAATAAAAACGGACCTaaaactgattttttttaaaaacacgtgTGACTATGGAATGAATCGAATGAAATACATCACTCTGCCTCATTCTCAAACCCAACAACCTGAGGATGATACACTTGACGCGgttttattggggaggggggggggggatttaatcaATCTGTCAGGAGGTGGACATTTGCTCAGCTTCCAAGAATTAATTCCCTCGCCAGGCAAGGCTGGCTGGCACCAACACTCAGGCAATATTCGCAGCAGTGTGAAGGGTCTTATTTATTTCACATTGCATTCAAAAAAAATAAAACCTTTCGGTTAATTCCGACATTATTATTTCCAGCCTAGCATTTTCTGCCCGGGGCTATACACTGTCTACGGATTACAATAATAACGTTGATAATTTCTGTTCAAAGTTTGCACCGCCACGTATTTAATGTAAATTGTGGACCTGAATAAAGACAGCGGTTCTGTTAATTGTCTGAATCCCATCTCCATTCTCCTCAATATCTATATCCCCACCCGCTATGGctttgtggtggaggcagatttactGCTGTAATGTTGGTGCTTTGCTCAGTTCCTATCGTTAGAGGAGTTAAACAGGCAGAGGTGTACCCGGCCGCTCTGAGCGGGAGTTACTCTAACCACACATTCGAGTTGGTTGCGAGTTTCAGAGGGAGGAAAGCTGCGGGTGTGTACCGCCTCCCGGCGCAGTTCCCCCCGCCCGCACACGGTACCGGGATGGCGGCTCTTACCTCTCCTTGGCCTCCGCTGCTCGGTCTCTCTGCCTCCTGTTTTTAAACCAGTTGCTGACCTGGGTGGTGGTGAGGCCGGTGGCTTCCGCCAGCTCCCGCTTCTCTCTCGGGGATGGGTAAGGGTTATGAGCGTACCACTCCCTCAGCACACCCCGCGACTTCTCCTTGAAGCAGTAACTTGTCTCTTCCCCGTCCCAGATGGTCCGGGGCAGGGGGAATTTCCGGCGGACCCGGTACTTGCCCACGGCGCCCAGCGGCCTCCCCCGCAGCTTCTCGGCTTCGATGTAATGGGCCTTCAGCCAGAGCTGCTGCAGTTTGGAGTGATTGTGGAGCGAGAACTGGTGGCTCTCCAGGATCTTGTAGAGCTCTCGGAAGTTGCCCCGGTGGAAGGCCACCACCGCCTTGGCTTTGAGGACGCTCTCGTTCTTGTGCAGGTGGTCACAGGCTGGCAGCGACCACAGGAACCTGCCCAGCCTCTCCAAGTTGCCTCCCTGCTGGAGGACTTCGCAGACACACGCCACTTGCTCCTGAGTAAAACCGAAAGAAGGCAGCAGTGACATGGCTCACTGACAGTGAGGGCGCAGTCTCCACAATCTGATcaccaaaaaacacacacacacacagctcgctgagCCCAGTAAGGGTTAACACATCCAATTGAGTCGCGGATATGCAGCGGGTGATATTCTCAGGCGCTAAGTGATAGGAGCTGGCGGCAGCACTGTGTTCCCATCCCAAGTACGCATTAATAGTGATGAGTGGCCGCTGATTGGCTGCACATCCCTCCTACCATTGCCAGAGACAAGAGCAAAGTTTTCCTAAGTGCAGGGGGCTCTGGACAACACGTCAGCATCTGAAATTCGAGAGCTTCTCAAATGTCACCTGTGGGATTGGCCCCCTTTTCAGACAAATCAATTACCTCTCGGCATTCTGAACAGCTCCATAcacccctctcaactccaccttttATTTGCATGGGGTTtttttgtgtgggggggaggggggttgcttaaGATGTAAACGCTTCGATAGTTATCGCCCTCACCTTGCCCACATTTCACAAACCTTCCCGGGGTGATTTTTAAACGGTCGCCGATGACAGGGTAACAAATATCGAAACTCGCGCGTTATttatttccttttaaaaaaaaaccaaatcGTCTGCAAAGGAAAAAAAAATCTAAATAACGGCAGCTGATGGTTTACTTTCTGTTTGAAGTGTTTTGCTTTAGATAGTGAATAGTGGTAAGTCAGGCTTGAATACTGTATAAACATAACCCTTGCCTGAAGCTCTAACATTTACCAAAACAAGGAATACAACCTCTGAAACTATACCAGTGAGGTTTCTGTGCATTCGCCCCGTTCCCCAATGGTAGCCTGTTTGACGCCGTTTTTCTGGACAAGGGGCATTAAAGCTGCTAATTTTAAATTGCTCTTCCTGACAGAATTAACTGGCTATTTTTAATCCACTGGGCATGTGCTGTACAAGAACGCGTGTTTTTTCTCTCTAAATAACCCACATTGTCATTTCTCAGCACAGGTGGGCTCTCCAAACGGGAGGATATTGACGCGACCTCCAATCGACTTCAAGCGTTGGGAAAAGAACAGGAACATTTTCCGGAACCTTGACATTGCGTCTCTCCAGAACCCCGGTGGCAGAGGTTTATTGATTAAATCATCACAACAGTCCTTCCACGCTTCGGTTTCTGCAGAGCGCAGAGGCATCACAGACCAATCGGCCTGGTTGTTCGGATACATTCAAGCGGGAAAAGCATTGTCGCAGTTTGAAGTTGTGTGATTGGTAAATATCGCAGGGCCCAATGCGAACCCAGTTTGATCAAGGAAGAAGGATGACTCCTTTAGTTAAATGCATCCAAGTTTTGTGGTGATATACTCGCGCTGCATCTGAGACAATGAAAGGCCCGTCCGAATGCTGCTGATTGGGTTCTGCAATACCCGACACTGTGGCAGATCGGAAAGGCAGACACCCAGACCCTAACCCTAAAGGTAGGCACTTTGCTGAATGCCTCAGGGGTGAGAATGAGCCGGTTCGCTGTTACTCCGGCGATTCTGTCATGTTTCAATCCCAAAGTTAATGATGTAATGAAATGTTGGCCTAATCACTCCCATGGCCATGAACGTCAAAATGCCACCATTTAAAGATAAATATTCCTTTGATTCTTAGTACTTCACTCCCACTATCGCGGAAACATGTCAATTCAATATTATACCAGCTTCAATCCAGGCAGTTATAATTTACAGCGGGGGAGGGGGTACCCTCATAAACAAAGATTGGAAATGATATAAATGTATTTCAGGCCTAACTAAAAGGGAGCTGGCGGGAGGTGTTTCTGGGAGTCCAGAGGTAAAATCACTCAATATTTCTCCAGATTTTATTATAGTGCCTTTGTTTTCAGATTAACTGGTTGATTTTTGACAATCAAAACAGCGGGCTGTCTTAATTATCTGAAGCTGTTTTTAAACTTCAATCTTTCCTAATTTATTTGGAAGAAGCTGAAACAATTACACGTCGTTATCTGCATTGATAATCAGGATCGCTCGGTGGTCTGGGATGGTGAAGGCGAGTTTAACTGATAAAGGGATTAAGCGGTGATCTGCCAGATATCCATATTTATTTCGAATTGTTAATTCCATCAGATACAAAATTAGAAGGGAAATTGCATTGCGCTGCAATGTGACTGAGTGGCTGCTTTTCTTTCCTTATTTTAGAGTCtgagaggtgggagagaggggttagGGAGCAGGGCTGGGTCCTGACAGCAGGGATATCTCCACTTGTGGCAGATCCTTATTGACAAGGCAGCTGCTTGGGGACCGGAACCGATCCTTAACCCCTCTCTCCAGCTCAGCGTTTACCGTAAATCACCGAAACCTCCCGCGCGTCCAACTGCTGTGCGGCTGGTTCCAAGGCACTCTTACTTGTACAAGATGACCGGCTGAGCCGTGTGGGAGATGATAGGCGTGCCTGCCCACCCTGTTTCCCTACAGTGTAACAGTGGCTACACGTCAACGTACCTCATTGACTATGAAGTACCGTGAGACGAGCTGAGGTGGTGAAAGGCACGATATCAATGCAAATTATTTATGTTCCTAAATTGCTGACTACCGTTGCGGTTTTCGAAAGCAACCCGCACgaagaccctcccccactccccaaattaTAAAGCCAATGCATTATTTTCCTAGAAGCTAAAATAAAAGTTAATCAACAGATAGTGATACATTTATCAATGGAGTACAATGGGTATCAGTCTGGGGGTAATGATTATTCTTTCAGATCTAGAGGACCTAATCCGGATGTTGATTTTTATTGTTGAATTTTGACATTGGAAGGTATCCCAGTTACAGAGTGCAACTTTACCTCTTTCTACAGACTGGGTATTAAATAATACAGCAAACACTGGACTAACAATTCGGTTTCTTCCTTTTCGTGTTCAGAAGAACTCTTGTGCTTCACCTTACGTGTGTGTTAAAACTAGAAAATGTGTCTTGGAGATACTTTGTTTCGATTAAATTTGTTCTGAATCAAAGACAATCGTAACTTCCTCAGTCGTGTGAAGAATGCCAAATAATTGATAAACAATTTTAGTTTGCGTTAAGTTTCCGCTTTGTTGTGGCCGATAGCAAACGGAATGTTAAAGCCTAGTCCAACATGTCCTTGATGAAGGCACATCTCTACCGCCTGTCTAAATTGGTGCCTCCAAGTTGATGGCTTTTATAGAACCTTGTTTTTATTTAGTGAACACACTCTTGTGTCTTCCAATCTCTCTCCAACTCCAGACGCCAGGTTTTCTGATGAGAAATGAAAACGTGACACCCAGTTATATATTTTTAAGAATATAATGCTGTATATGTCCCAATAAAAATGCCaagttggaaaaaaagtgtttttcgcAAATTACCAAGATAAAGTTAATTACAgatatattatttttttttaaaaaggaaatgggcGGTTTAAATATTTGGCATTTACCCCGAGTTCTTGGAATGGTCCTTAATTCCTCCCCCTTGTATTTTTTTTTCCTGTAGAACCCACCTGCGTAGATTTGTGTACAAAAAAAAAATCGCTGATGAAACCTCTTTGCTTTCCAATCGTTCTAGCCCCTATGAGGCTTGAACAATTGTGTCAGGTTTCCTTAATTTCAGTTAACTGTAATCTTACATTCTTTCTCTCCAATGGGTCGAATCTTAGAGGtctcagctttaaaaaaaaattctttaaaaaTCCGAGATCCGAGTCTAAACATTTAACAAATTCAGCTCATTCCGTTTGTTGAAGTTATCTAAATCCTCACCAAATCCATTAGCATGGAATAGAATAAACCTTTAATCACTTTTAGTGATTCCTCCGAACACCTGTAAAAACAATGTTTGCGAGCGCCCTGGGAGATCTCGGACAGAGGGATCATCCCTCTGAGCCAGTGCTAGTTTGTCTGTCTTGAAGGAAAATAGAACCTACTTATTTTTGTGTCTTTGACTTTACTTACAGTGCAATCAGCAACGAAAACAAATCGCAGGTAGTTACTGGGCGCAAACTACTTAAAGCTCCCACGATTTAGTCTGGAGTGAGCAAACTGTCTCCAATGACCGTTTAACACACTCTCAACTTATATATTTATGTAAGAATTGAGGGTTCCgacgcccccccccaaaaaaaaaaatgcaGTACATGAAACCCAATAGACTGGGATTTCTACTGGTCTTTTCAGcaaaaatgcaaaaaaaaaaaacatcctcTCCGAAACATAAAAAAGTCAGTATTTGAAAGAGACGCGCTAGAGTGACTGAAACGGTCACCGCAAGAAGACACGCCGGCCAACAGATAACGGGCCATGTAAGCAAAAGTTTAAGTAACTAACTTGACCTTAACCAACCAGACCTTAAGACAATCTACTCTAGAAATGCCACATTTAATCGGCGTGGTCGTCCCAATTAATTAACATATATATTTAACTTAAAAATTCCTCCTGGAATTGCAATTAAAATAAACTTCGACTTCTGTAGCATTTGAGCCCACCAACATTCCAAAGTCTTTTAGAGGGGAGGTAAACTACTGTCCAATTACTTCAGCTGTAGTCCTCCTGAATGAAAACGATTTCCCAATGAAATTAAACAAACAATTCAGGTATTTGTAGCTTTCAACGTGAACTCGCTGGCCACAGGCTTGAGCCTTAAGCCGTGGTGAGTTTCAGAAAACATTCTTTGTAACGGACGAGAGAATTCTGCTTAGCAAGAGGGAAGTGTGAATGATACTAATGTTGTGTGACATTAAATAAACAGTGGGGCTCGTCTGGGAAGATGGAGTTAATTAGCTGCTGCTTTTCTGTTTAAATGAGGGCTCAGGAAGGTTGATTTGGTGTGGCGCAGTTTAATGGGATGTAGAGGGAGGTCTTGCTGAGCACACGCCATTGGTTTCCTTTTAGTAACGTGAGTACAGGAGTTCAGCGCAAAGTTTCACATTCCTTTCGATCTGTAACTGATTGGGAATATAAGAGAAATATTAGATGGACGATGAGAACTCGGTTGCCATTTACGACAACATATAGCTCAATTAGAATTGCGAATTCATTTTACTTCTGTGGAGTTATAAGGCTAAGTTGTTACGTGCGTTTATCAACTAATATATTTATGAGGATGTGAATTTAATCCAGGAAAATCTCGCCTTCTAATTTCAGTGAAATATATATAGGTTTGGTTGGTCATTGCTATCGGCAATTTATGTACCTAATTTTATTTTCGCTCATCCTTAAGGTcacttaaaattatttttatttcctGACATGAAGTTGATTAAAAATAAAATATAATTTTTGTCACATATAAAACTTGCATTTAATGTAGCGCCTTTAATGTTGTGAGGTGTTTCACGAGAGCGTTACCAAGCAAATTGTTTTTTCAATAATATATTCGAATTCCTAAATGCCCAAAGAAAATAGTTGCAACAGAAATGACTGCGTTTAAAGTCGTTCGTTACAGTCATAAATGTGAAGCCCTGGAACCGAGATAAAGGTTTTGGAGTCAGGAGGCATGGCCCCTGTGCTCTGGACTGTACGGTATCGTTTGTCTCTAATCAATCCAAATGCAATGGGGCGATTTGAGTGCATGATGAATGGATCTCAGGTTTCTTGTAATGGCTCTACCACATTTTACAGTCCCGCCTCTTTTAACCCGAGAAGCTGGAGGGACGACCTCATTTAAAACTGCTGCTTGTTTCAAGATGTTAGAAAAGTCTGTGGGCTAATATTGCCCGTGCATTTGCTACCGCTGCTAAATAGAATGATCAGCTGGCAATAAGCAGTAAAACACTCCATCATCAACTCACATATCTCTCGCTGGCATCGTTTTTCTCTATTAAATGGAATTTCTGGACACAATTTTCCTTTCCACTAAAACATTTGCCCTGACGCTATTTCTTCACTCGCCTGGAAGAACAATCCTTTGTCGGGGAGTTTGTGTGCAATTTGAGAAGCTGTAAATCAACTTGCTCGCTTGGAGTCACCATAATTTTTTAATGTGATTGATACCTTTCTCTGCTAATCTAATATGCTTCATAGTAATACTACGCCTTCTAGTTTCGAAAACGGACTGTTTATTCACCATATTAACATTGCTTTGATGAAAGCTCTGTGAGGGTTGCTGGAATGTCTTTGTCTTTATGTGTGTGGTTTAAAGTTTCCTCTGCATAAGGAAGATTAAACATCTTCATTTCTGTAAAATGAAGATTTCAATTAAAACTTGACTTACCATTTGTGGAGCACTGCTATCGCCCAGCTGGGTGAGAAGGTTGAAGTAGGAGTTGGGAATTCATGTAACCAAGAAAgagttgcatttatgtagcaccttccaCAAACAACAGGCTCCCCAAAACATTTTGCAGACAATGGTGTTCTTTTGAAGTGTTgtaatatagaaaatacagcaaccaatttgcacacagcaaactgcaaagtgataatgaccagataatctgtttgtctCATGTTAAATGAGGGGAGGGATGGCCAGAGCATTGGGGATACCCTTCCAATTCTTCAAAATAGTGATTGGAgttcttttacatccatctgagatggcagatagaggacagcttctccaacagtgcagcactctcactaGAGTGTCAGCCTTATGTTTTCATGTTTTCAGGAATGCAACTTTAACCCACAGCCTAACCGCACTGTGGGTATATCTACATCACGTAGACAGCAGCAGTTCCAGAAGGTggccaccactaccttctcaagggcaattaaggatgggcaacaaatgctgaccttgccaacgaTGCTCAAATTCCAcaatggaattttttttaaaaacccttcagAGGCAAGAGTGGTaccaactgagccacggctgacacatTTTAGAGTTAGAGTTTAATCTCTTTAAGGATGATTCTATAATAATAGTACGGTAGATAACGGGcaggccaatggatgtggtatatctggatttccagaaagcctttgacaaggtgccacagaaaaggttgctgcataagataaagatgcatggcattaaggggaaagtaggagcatggatagaggattggttaattaatagaaagcaaagagtggggattaatgggtgtttctctggttgggaatcagtagctagtggtgtccctcagggatcagtgttgggcccacaattgttcacaatttacatagatgatttggagttggggaccaagggcaatgtgtccaagtttgcagacgacactaagatgagtggtaaagcaaaaagtgcagaggatactggaagtctgcagagggatttggataggctaagtgaatgggctcgggtctcgcagatggaatacaatgttgacaaatgtgaggttatccattttggtaggaataacagcaaaagggattattatttaaatgataaaatattaaaacatgctgctgtgcagagagacctgggtgtgctagtgcatgagtcgcaaaaagttggtttacaggtgcaacaggtgattaagaaggcaaatggaattttgtccttcattgctagagggatggaatttaagattagggaggttatgctgcaattgtatacggtgttagtgaggccacacctggagtattgtgttcagttttggtctccttacttgagaaaggacgtactggcactggagggtgtgcagaggagattcactaggttaatcccagagctgaaggggttggattacgaggagaggttgagtagactgggactgtactcgttggaatttagaaggatgaggggggatcttatagaaacatataaaattatgaagggaatagataggatagatgcgggcaggttgtttccactggcgggtgaaagcagaactcgggggcatagcctcaaaataaggggaagtagatttaggactgagtttaggaggaacttcttcacccaaagggttgtgaatctatggaattccttgcccagtgaagcagtagaggctccttcattaaatgttttaaaggtaaagatagatagttttttgaagaataaagggattaagggctatggtgttcgggccggaaagtggagctgagtccacaaaagatcagccatgatctcattgaatggcggagcaggctcgaagggccagatggcctactcctgcttctagttcttatgttcttatgttcttataatctaTCTCTCTGTTATCCATTTATTAAGCAGTCAACCATCCATTTATCTACTGATTTATATATCTACCAATGAATCAGCAGTTTCCCCACACGGTCACGATCATCTAAAATATGATTATATTGAAATCATATAATATATTTCTATTAGATTATGTTCTAAATTTGTTTTAATGGTTGCAACTGTAATATGTTAAATAGCTAATGTGACCGTGAGGTTACAAATCGgctttttaaataaaaatatataaAAAGCTTCTATTGGATATTTTGGTGCATTCCTAAAATAATTGTGCTTCTTTTCTCAAAACACTCTGTGACTTCTAATGGGAGTGGTGAcaatggagggggtggggcagcCCAGGCTAACTGAAAACCATATTTGTGAGAGAGATCTTATGATTAGTGGTCATAATTTTTAACTGGACAGCTATGAGCAATTTCTTAGTGAATACAAAGGACATTTTAATGAGAATGGTGTAGTTACATAGAGAGTTACATAGAATTTGCAGCCCAGAAGCAGGCCTTTTAGCACAACTATTAACGTTTATGCTCCATACAAGCCTCCTTCTATTTCCATTAGCATAAGTTTGGATAGCTTTTCTTAAATGCTTATGTTGCTATTTGCCTCAACAACTCTTTGTGGTAGTCGCACCACACTTTGGGTAAAAAGAAATTCTTGAATTCTCTATTTATTGGATTTATCCGTGATTATAGTATATTTATTGTGCCTAGTTTTGGTCAGCCCCACAATTGGAAACAGCTTCCCCATGTCTATCCTTAAGAGGTTGTCAAAGTTAtcataatcttaaagacctctATTAGGGCACTCCCCGACATTCTCTTTTGTAGAGAGAAGTATTTCAACccattcacctttttaaaaaaatattctttcgtgggatgtgagTGTCTCTGGCTAGGACAGTACTTGTTACCCATCCCTCCTTGCCCTTGAACTGCCatattcagagggcagttaagagtcaaccacattattgtgggtctagagtcacatgtcaggtaaggatgacagatttccttccctaaaggacattagcgatccAGATGAGGCTTTACAACAATTGAGGATGGTCAACATTACTGAgcctaactttcaattccagattgctTTAgtgaatttaatttaaattccaccaactgccatagTGGGGGTTTGAACCTCTTGTCTCCCGAACGTTAGCCAAGGCCTCTGAATTACTAATGAAGTGGCAATACCACCACGCCACTTTGTCCCCCCTTTTCTGAAAAGTATATCTTCTCAGTTCTGGTATCGTCTGTATGAATCTTTTCGGCATCTTCTGCAGTATTTCTTGAACGGtgatcaggggctggattttaTGCTCCCCCATGTGATGTTTaaggtaggcggggtgggaggcgaCACGTACATAAAGTTCAGCAGGAGTCCTTCCTGCTGCCTACCTGCCACCTCCAACCTGTCTAAAACTTAACTAGGGGCAGCGATTTGTCGGGTGCCCTGCCTGCCTTTGATCCTATTGAGGCACTTAAGCAGCCAATTCGTGGTGGCGCTGGTATTTTACCTGTGGCAGGGatagggagtggagtgggggtgtggggggggggagggggagcacacatcaGCTTTAACAGCACAAGTTTGGGAAAAGGGGTTGGGGGCCTCTGTGGGATGcctgagccgccccccccccccccccccccccccgtccccccgtcccgacCCAAGGTTATTCCCCCTCTGTAATCATCCACCCAGGCTGCTTTAACTCTCACCTGCCCCATCCCCACCCTTGCCCATTTCCATCCTTGTTCAGTTCAGGTTGGCAGACATCCCATTGAGCTTACCTGGGCTCCTCTGTGTGGTGGAACTACCTATAGCCTTCCCTCATTGTGGCGCTGCTAGGACAGTAGGACCATGCAATTGGCCAGCAGCTATCTAAAGTTGGACTTCCTACTGAGATGGGCCAAACTCTCACCGCAACAAATTAATGTTTCTCCCAATGTTCAATTGCTGCAGGGTAGCCATCAGGATCATAAGTGAGCTCCCCCTGATATTTCAG
This genomic window from Scyliorhinus torazame isolate Kashiwa2021f chromosome 2, sScyTor2.1, whole genome shotgun sequence contains:
- the LOC140403659 gene encoding homeobox protein six1-like, whose product is MSLLPSFGFTQEQVACVCEVLQQGGNLERLGRFLWSLPACDHLHKNESVLKAKAVVAFHRGNFRELYKILESHQFSLHNHSKLQQLWLKAHYIEAEKLRGRPLGAVGKYRVRRKFPLPRTIWDGEETSYCFKEKSRGVLREWYAHNPYPSPREKRELAEATGLTTTQVSNWFKNRRQRDRAAEAKERENNENTNTPGNKQNQLSPINRGKNLMSSSDEELSPPQSPDHCSGSPVLLLPGSLNQSVDSTFSLHGLSPSPVGHAGPVHPHGLQDSLLGTLTSSLVDLGS